Proteins co-encoded in one Papaver somniferum cultivar HN1 chromosome 5, ASM357369v1, whole genome shotgun sequence genomic window:
- the LOC113280317 gene encoding basic leucine zipper 19-like, translating to MDDGELDFSNQVLKMDHQLLTMDSFLEDFLGDSHAAGTQTNTSTPTEQDVPHSQSYFHQRTKNHPVDEKTTTEETGDSVEIKSKKRAPGNRESVRKYRERKKARQALIEDELAKLRIVNQQLLKRLQGQVALEQEVARFKLLLVDIRGRIKGELGSFPYQKPTAKGIGGGISRNMPPSTLPGAYDVNQCDLQYPGFYNQDVDVSGGFQNEGFGASDASYLPCVWNNNSGYDEFLEFGQTNVRVTANVNNPCTASRKRKGKNSNRSSNR from the coding sequence ATGGATGATGGAGAGTTAGATTTCTCGAACCAAGTCTTAAAGATGGACCATCAACTGCTAACAATGGATAGTTTTTTGGAGGATTTCCTTGGTGATAGTCATGCAGCAGGTACTCAAACCAATACTTCCACCCCAACTGAACAAGATGTACCTCACTCACAAAGTTATTTCCATCAACGTACTAAAAACCATCCTGTCGATGAGAAAACCACTACTGAGGAAACAGGTGACTCTGTTGAAATTAAATCCAAAAAACGTGCACCTGGTAATAGAGAGTCTGTTCGTAAGTACCGTGAGAGAAAGAAAGCCCGACAAGCTTTAATTGAGGACGAACTTGCCAAATTGAGAATCGTAAATCAACAGTTGTTAAAAAGGTTGCAGGGACAAGTTGCTCTTGAACAAGAGGTAGCTAGGTTTAAGCTTCTGCTTGTGGATATTAGAGGAAGGATTAAAGGGGAACTTGGATCATTTCCTTATCAGAAACCAACTGCTAAGGGTATCGGTGGTGGCATTTCGCGGAACATGCCCCCCTCTACCTTGCCTGGAGCTTATGATGTGAACCAGTGCGATCTTCAGTACCCTGGGTTTTATAATCAAGATGTTGACGTATCTGGTGGATTTCAAAACGAAGGTTTTGGGGCTTCTGATGCTAGTTATCTACCATGTGTTTGGAACAATAATTCAGGATATGATGAGTTTCTAGAATTTGGCCAAACAAATGTTAGGGTAACTGCTAATGTTAATAATCCTTGCACTGCTTCCAGGAAGCGAAAAGGAAAGAACTCAAACAGAAGTTCGAACAGATGA
- the LOC113280316 gene encoding basic leucine zipper 19-like: MDDGERDFSGQVLKMDNQILTMDSFLEDFLADNHASMNPTREGAPDPQNYFHLRTKNLPVEEKTTTEKTYDSAEIKSKKRAPGNRESVRKYRERKKARIASMEDELIKLRIVNQQLLKRLQVQVALEQEVARLKLLLVDIRGTIKGELGSSLHQKPTKGTGGGISQNMSPSTLVADYDMNQCNLRHPGLDN, translated from the coding sequence ATGGATGATGGAGAGAGAGATTTCTCTGGCCAAGTCTTAAAGATGGATAATCAAATACTGACAATGGAtagttttttggaagatttccttGCTGATAATCATGCAAGTATGAACCCAACAAGAGAAGGTGCACCTGATCCACAAAACTATTTCCACCTCCGTACCAAAAACCTTCCTGTTGAAGAGAAGACCACTACCGAGAAAACGTATGACTCTGCTGAAATTAAATCCAAAAAACGTGCACCTGGTAATAGGGAGTCTGTGCGTAAGTACCGCGAGAGAAAGAAAGCCCGTATAGCTTCAATGGAGGATGAACTAATCAAATTGAGAATCGTAAATCAGCAGTTGTTAAAAAGGCTGCAGGTACAGGTTGCACTTGAGCAAGAGGTAGCTAGGCTTAAGCTTCTGCTTGTAGACATTAGGGGAACTATTAAAGGCGAACTTGGATCATCTCTTCACCAAAAACCAACTAAGGGTACCGGTGGTGGCATTTCGCAAAACATGTCCCCCTCTACCTTGGTTGCAGATTACGATATGAACCAGTGCAACCTTAGACACCCCGGTTTAGATAATTAA